CTTTTGCAACAGAAGCCACCAATGTGAACAGGGTAGCATAGTATATTATATAACCTCTAATGTTAAGGTTTTATGGAATAAGAACTGACGTTATTTAGAAATCTGAATAAACCAAAACAAGAACCAGACCCTAGTTCTCACAATCAACAGCTCCACCCTTTAAAAActaacaaaacaacaaaaacacacaccaacatAAAAGCAGTTAAACACAAGGTGAAAAGTTTCACAAAGTGCAATGAGTATTCAAACTCTGTAGTGCTGTATTATCAAGTACAGCATAGCAGCAGCTGTTTAATCACTATTAGGATTAAAAAAACTACCTCTCAGCATAAAGATTTAAAGTGTATACCATTTTAAAACTTACACCCTTTATTCTAAGCTTAATGCTAACATTTCAGAATCAAGTCAGCAGAAGACCTAATATTGATAAGTCTTGTATTGACAGTGCATGGTCTCAGTGAAAACTTGTAAATTCTACATCTTCAATTCATAAGCATTTAAAATCATCAATATTAAGGCCCCTTAGTAATTACAAGTCCATCTGTGTACAAAAGCAAACTATCCATGCCCAGGAAATGTTtagaaaacaactgaaaactaATACGGTGTTTGCTTATATTAGATATTGTGAAATATGTTACatgaaaagtgaaagtaaaaaacattaattcaatGTCACTAATTAATGGTTACACACCAATGCACCATTGTCTccctttatatactgtataaatatctcTTATAAAATACTGAGTCTATTTTCacaactgtcaaaaaaaaaaaataagatccCTTATCTCCATGAGgacaaacaaaatgttaagaCCTATATTTTAACATTCTGATGGAAAAACAGACCATGCTCATGCTATGAAATAAACCCCAAAATATTGTGtgcttctgtaaatatttgaaataccTGCCTCACAGCAGTGCTGATGTTAGAGTGAGTCCCCTCACGGGTAGTTCAATCTGAGGAACCTTGTCTAAATTACGGATCTTCCACCGATTCTACATGTGGTTCTTGACAAATGGTGTATAGACAAGCAAATCATCAATATTTCTAGATGCTCTGGAAAATACAAGCAGAGACTAACTTTCTGGTGATCCAGGGCTCTGCAGTAAGGCTCCTTTAGAGTGTGCATTTCAGACGATGTCTTCTCTAACTGTGCTTAGATTCCACCTCACTCTCCACCAGGACCTCTTTTGTCAGGTATTCCTTCAAGCTGGGCTGGTTCCCAATGTCTACTCCACAGTCCTGGATCTCCTGCAGGAGAGCCTCCCATTTACGCTTGTCCTTGGAGATTTTCCATGACAGCCTGACATTGGCCTGCAGAAGTGGAATAAGCAATGGGTGAAACTGCTGCTTCTGCAGGGCATCCTGGGATGGGGTGAGGTCCAGCAGCGCACGATCACAGTGCTCCTGGGCCTcccccagctgctccagctcctgAAAGCAGGTGACTAAGGCCAGTAGGTTGAAGAGCCAATGAGTACGTTGCTGTGGATCTGGCAACTGCTGGCATCCTAGCTTCTCCTGGAGCCTTAGTGCATTGAGCAAGGAGCCCAAGGCCTCACGGTACTGCCCTGCCCGCAGCAGCACCTGGCCTAATCGCAGATCACCCAGATAAAAGAACTGGAGAAAAATAGGTGAGCGACGCAAGTCTGGCAGAGAGTACACATGTGTCAGGTACTGTTCAAATGCCCGGCTACGCTTTGCGATGGTCTCTGCAGTGAAGTTCCTGCGTAGCTTCTTGCGGGGAAAGCAAACTCCCTCCATCTCATCTCCGTGATGACGCCGGAGGCGGCTATGCAGCCGCTCAAAATCGGTGTAGCGGCGTGTGATGATCGCTGGTGTCTTGTCAAAGCTTCCTGACTGGATTACGTGGATTGTGTAGAGCTGCGAACAGGCAGTGTGTCAGTGCAATGTGTTATCAAGAAAAGCCTTGACAGCTTCAGCAATACTTTAAACACAACATAAACAAATTTGTGTACTTACCACATACTTGGAGGTGCCCTCCTGCACCACACTGGCATTCGTTACCTCAAACACCAGCTTCTCGGGGAGGCTACGAGCGCGCAGACTGCGCCAGCTCTCCTGCAGCTGTCGGGTCAACATAGATGAGCCACTGGCAGACAGGCCTACAGGACTTGCATCTGCAAAGTCAAAGCAGAGAATAACTCAAGAGTTTGGAGTCAGTGTGGTGTTCTGGAGCTGCTAGTTTCTCATTCCAGAAATGGAAGTGAAACCTGCCCAAATAAATGCTGTATGTCTGCACTTCCTGTGTTATAACACTTCATTTAGGACACTCAAGATATAAACACTGCCATTAGTGTTCTCAGAAGCAAAGAGTGAGTACCAAATAGAACAAATTTAgtaacattacttttttttcttagctgcattttaatttacacaagGTACTGGTCCATTTCAtgaattttacttatttttataatGGACATCCTTCATATTATATGAAGGCCTATTTGGGCATTTAATAACAGTAAAGATGATAATGATTACAATAATGATTACATAGAGATACCTGTGCTGCAAGGTCCATTTTCCAGAGATTCTCCAAGAAAATCAGAGTCACTGTCAGCACCGGAGGCCTCGCCTGGGTCCTCAGAGTCTGCAGCCCTGTCGGCCTCAAAGCAAAGTGTTCCACTGAGGCGTGCAGAGATGCAATCTGTATCATCTTCTAGCTCAGAACTCTCTGGAAAGTCCTCTGTGCTTTCAGAATCAGCAGGGACCACCCCTTCCTTGAACAGTGTTCGCCGGAGTTTGTCCAGGATCTTGGTTGCCATATCATCTGCCGGAGAACATGGGGCACAGAGAAATTATATTCTCACAATTGCTTTACCTACGACCATATAACTTGAAAAATGGAATTCACAGCGACGTGCTGCAAAATGTCAAAACTTCACTAACAGCCAACACAACTTCATATGTGGTTCCTCACCTATTAGTTCAGAAGTCCAATTCATGGAAGGATAACCATCTTAGCTTGAGAGGATTAGGGATGTTGATACAGTTTACCACTTTCAAGTATTTGTCGTTAAGTACTTCCCTACGCTGCACCGTAGAATATAATTCAAAAGGAtatgtcatttttctttaagGATGTCTAACTGgaaaccttgttttttttccccctcatttttttttttgccagataaAAGAATCCAAAACCTTTCTAAAGGAATATTTGTGAAACAGTGGTTCTAATATATTTTTGGTGATAGATAATTTGGCCCTTTCACAGAAAAAGACTCCAAATGTTTACAAATTCATGAAAAAGCCACTATGGGGGGAAGCAGCTTAGTCATGAGTACGGTACTTAACCACACAGGTGCTTTataaaaatggtgaaaaatatAAAGGTAAGTAATGCATAAGAACCAGAGAGGAGTTGCTGAGTTTAAATCCCTGGCTGAATCCTCTCATGttaagaaaaaaggaaggaacTGCAGCTTGAAGTCCCTTCGCATTCAGACAGACGTTTGTGAGCCAGAGATCACGGTACTTTTAACGAGAGACTGAAATTGAACTCTACTTAATCACAACAAAAGAGTCTTCATATGAGCCTGCGGCGAAGAGAGCAGAAGCCGAGCGCACTTTAATGTTTAATGAGAGCGCGAGGCGAGCGGCTCGGGTTCCAGGAGGccggaggggagaggagaggagcggagagaagaggaggagcgcAGCGGAGCAGCGCAGCGCAAACTACGGCCGCAACAAACATGTGCCAGCTGTGCGGAATAAACTCAAGTCAAGTTCATCGTGCAGCGCTCATAACTGCATCCACCTTTGCCGAACCAGACATTTACACTGAAGTACGTACTCTCTACCTACTAAAGCGCCTCCATTCCAATCATCTCTCGCAATGTTAAATTTGTTTGTAGCTTTTCAGAACGCCAAAAACCCGAAGACGAGT
Above is a genomic segment from Scleropages formosus chromosome 2, fSclFor1.1, whole genome shotgun sequence containing:
- the snx21 gene encoding sorting nexin-21, which codes for MATKILDKLRRTLFKEGVVPADSESTEDFPESSELEDDTDCISARLSGTLCFEADRAADSEDPGEASGADSDSDFLGESLENGPCSTDASPVGLSASGSSMLTRQLQESWRSLRARSLPEKLVFEVTNASVVQEGTSKYVLYTIHVIQSGSFDKTPAIITRRYTDFERLHSRLRRHHGDEMEGVCFPRKKLRRNFTAETIAKRSRAFEQYLTHVYSLPDLRRSPIFLQFFYLGDLRLGQVLLRAGQYREALGSLLNALRLQEKLGCQQLPDPQQRTHWLFNLLALVTCFQELEQLGEAQEHCDRALLDLTPSQDALQKQQFHPLLIPLLQANVRLSWKISKDKRKWEALLQEIQDCGVDIGNQPSLKEYLTKEVLVESEVESKHS